The Cryptococcus deuterogattii R265 chromosome 4, complete sequence genome segment CTTCACCCGAGAACTCGCTGAGGAGGGTTACGCCGGCTGTGAGGTCCGTGTTACCCACGCCCGTACcgagatcatcatcagggCTACCCACACCCAGGAGGTCCTCGGTGACAAGGGTCGACGAATTAGGGAGCTCAAGGCTTTGATCGAGAAGAGGTTCAAGTTCCCCGAGAACGCTCTCGAGCTCTACGCTGAGAAGGTCCAGTACCGAGGTCTCTCCGCCACTGCCCAGGCCGAGTCCCTCAGGTACAAGCTCCTCGGTGGTCTTGCTATGCGACGGTGGGTATTCTCGACGGTTGTTCAGAGTTTTTGGATTGTCCGCTGACGATGGTATCTTTTTCAGAGCCTGTTACGGTGTCCTCCGATTCGTCATGGAGTCTGGTGCTAAGGGTTGTGAGGTTGTCGTTTCCGGCAAGCTCCGTGCTGCTCGTGCCAAGTCTATGAAGTTCAC includes the following:
- a CDS encoding 40S ribosomal protein S3, with protein sequence MSASQIISKRRKFVADGVFQAELNDFFTRELAEEGYAGCEVRVTHARTEIIIRATHTQEVLGDKGRRIRELKALIEKRFKFPENALELYAEKVQYRGLSATAQAESLRYKLLGGLAMRRACYGVLRFVMESGAKGCEVVVSGKLRAARAKSMKFTEGFMVHSGQPARDFIDYAVRHVLLRQGVLGIKVKIMKPSDPAGRQGPAKNLPDDVQITEPKAEGVIEIRSDHKNPPVQAIPPAAAPAPEAQAAEAQY